The proteins below come from a single Mucilaginibacter mali genomic window:
- a CDS encoding TlpA family protein disulfide reductase: MKTNLKNHLAAFAAIVTFACPHISLAQQNSAPPAFLAMAKKLESLKSISYNSYREINNITDNYFAKQSATCYIEFNQVDKLSVSRFRMEAADYISVYNGTESFGLSKTKKTYTLTERIDPKSFGSNSYFFNSIPTIRSVAQQIAESDTIPKHQRDTVIDGKNYKLVQVDLHRSSLQYMGSTMHFTKDVTISYRIVIDPETWLPYQVLERNNINKDGYNTKVVFTDINTNPKQPDEYSWYYTTYLKDYQPEKQEKREPLIATGAILLDWGLPEFGTDKQLTAADVKGKLVLLDFWIKNCGPCMESFPVLRRLQKTYGGDKFQLLSINAYDKKEEIAFFYKREKPAYKMLYNGLSWSKGIGVSYYPTAILIDKTGKVIYSGGFEHEKIEALIKANL, from the coding sequence ATGAAAACTAACCTAAAAAACCACCTCGCAGCCTTTGCCGCGATCGTTACTTTCGCTTGTCCGCACATCAGCCTTGCACAGCAAAACTCCGCGCCACCGGCTTTTTTAGCGATGGCGAAAAAACTGGAATCGTTAAAGTCCATTAGTTATAATTCGTACCGCGAGATCAACAACATTACCGATAACTACTTCGCTAAGCAATCGGCCACCTGTTATATCGAATTTAACCAGGTCGATAAACTCAGCGTATCGCGCTTCCGGATGGAGGCGGCGGATTATATTTCCGTTTACAACGGCACCGAATCGTTCGGCCTGAGTAAAACTAAAAAGACCTATACCTTAACCGAGCGCATCGACCCCAAGTCGTTTGGTAGCAACTCCTATTTCTTTAATTCCATCCCTACTATTCGCAGCGTCGCTCAGCAAATTGCAGAGAGCGATACCATCCCCAAACACCAGCGCGATACGGTTATCGACGGTAAAAACTATAAACTGGTACAGGTAGATCTGCACCGCAGTTCGTTACAGTACATGGGCAGCACCATGCATTTTACTAAGGATGTTACCATTTCCTATCGCATCGTTATCGATCCCGAAACCTGGCTGCCTTACCAGGTGCTTGAGCGCAATAATATCAACAAGGATGGCTATAATACCAAAGTTGTTTTTACCGATATCAACACCAACCCAAAACAACCCGATGAATACTCCTGGTACTATACTACCTACCTGAAAGATTACCAGCCCGAAAAACAGGAGAAGCGCGAACCACTGATAGCCACCGGAGCGATACTGCTGGATTGGGGCCTGCCCGAATTTGGGACCGATAAGCAGCTAACCGCCGCCGATGTAAAAGGCAAACTGGTACTGCTTGATTTCTGGATCAAGAACTGCGGCCCCTGTATGGAGTCGTTCCCGGTATTGCGGCGCTTACAAAAAACCTACGGCGGCGATAAGTTTCAGCTGTTGAGCATTAACGCTTACGATAAAAAGGAGGAGATCGCCTTTTTTTACAAGCGCGAGAAGCCTGCTTACAAAATGCTGTACAACGGCCTTAGCTGGAGCAAAGGCATTGGGGTAAGCTATTATCCAACAGCGATATTAATTGACAAAACCGGAAAGGTGATCTACTCGGGCGGGTTTGAGCATGAGAAGATAGAGGCTTTGATAAAGGCGAATCTGTAA
- a CDS encoding phosphoribosyltransferase family protein → MPDKRIPILNHQQIQQKLDRIAYQILEDNFDETEVIIAGILPRGNFLADRLKKILDTIAPFKSIMINIELEKQSSSLVAKTDTDLAVCANKVVILVDDVLNSGKTLAYGFGVFLDVPLKKLRTVVLVDRNHKSYPVTTDYAGIALSTVLKEHVDVVFNEEGGEDAVYLR, encoded by the coding sequence ATGCCCGATAAACGCATACCGATACTGAACCATCAGCAAATACAGCAAAAGCTTGACCGTATTGCCTACCAGATATTAGAGGATAATTTTGACGAGACCGAAGTGATCATTGCCGGGATATTGCCACGGGGCAACTTTTTAGCCGATAGGTTAAAAAAGATACTGGACACCATCGCGCCGTTTAAAAGCATCATGATCAATATCGAACTGGAAAAGCAAAGCAGCAGCCTGGTGGCCAAAACCGATACCGACCTGGCCGTTTGCGCCAACAAGGTAGTGATACTGGTTGATGATGTACTGAACAGCGGTAAAACCCTGGCCTATGGCTTCGGCGTGTTTTTAGATGTGCCGCTTAAAAAATTGCGCACCGTGGTATTGGTAGACCGTAACCACAAAAGCTATCCTGTTACTACCGACTACGCCGGCATTGCCCTTTCTACCGTATTAAAAGAGCATGTTGATGTAGTATTTAACGAAGAAGGCGGCGAAGACGCGGTTTATTTGCGGTAG
- a CDS encoding winged helix-turn-helix domain-containing protein: MNIPFDKLDKAFENRVRLQIMSILVVNERYDFNSLKDLLGVTDGNLASHLKGLEKEEYIVVNKSFVGRKPNTTYEATDKGKHAFKAHLDALEALIKQQKVS, translated from the coding sequence GTGAACATCCCCTTCGATAAATTAGATAAAGCGTTTGAGAACCGGGTAAGGTTACAAATTATGAGCATACTGGTGGTGAACGAGCGGTACGACTTTAACTCGCTTAAAGACCTGCTGGGCGTTACCGACGGTAACCTGGCCTCGCACCTGAAAGGGCTGGAGAAGGAGGAGTATATTGTGGTGAACAAATCATTTGTTGGCCGTAAACCCAACACTACTTACGAGGCTACCGACAAAGGCAAGCATGCCTTCAAAGCTCACCTCGACGCACTGGAAGCTTTAATTAAACAACAAAAAGTAAGCTAA
- the rlmD gene encoding 23S rRNA (uracil(1939)-C(5))-methyltransferase RlmD — translation MRRRTPNEVFENVSIIDIAEEGRGIGKPGEMVLFIDKAVPGDVVDVELYRKKKNFGEGKIIELKKASDHRTTPFCEHFGTCGGCKWQHMDYSAQLQFKQKAVNDALSRLAKIDTTGMLPIVPSPEDRYYRNKLEFTFSDKRWLYDGESREDEQLNMNALGFHIPGRFDKILDVNHCYLQADPSNQLRNSINNFAKQHGISYYNLKNHTGSLRNLIIRTSTTGELMVIVVFAFASQEEVDLLMNFVDKDFPQITSLLYILNEKKNDTIFDQEVLVWRGPEYIHEEMNGIRFRIGPKSFYQTNSVQALRLYEITRDFAGFKGDELVYDLYTGAGTIANFVAGSVREVVGVEYVPSAIEDAKINSAINNITSTKFYAGDMKDVLNADFVAEHGKPDVIITDPPRAGMHPDVVARLMEIEAPKIVYVSCNAATQARDLLVLKEKYTVTRIQPVDMFPHTQHVENVVLMELKG, via the coding sequence ATGAGAAGAAGAACACCCAACGAGGTTTTTGAAAACGTAAGCATTATTGATATTGCCGAAGAAGGCCGCGGCATAGGCAAGCCCGGCGAAATGGTTTTATTTATAGATAAGGCCGTCCCCGGCGATGTGGTGGATGTGGAACTCTACCGCAAAAAGAAGAATTTTGGCGAGGGAAAGATCATTGAACTAAAAAAGGCGTCCGACCACCGCACCACCCCATTTTGCGAACACTTTGGCACCTGCGGCGGCTGTAAATGGCAGCACATGGACTACAGCGCGCAATTGCAGTTTAAGCAAAAGGCCGTTAACGATGCACTAAGCCGTTTGGCTAAAATAGATACCACCGGTATGCTGCCCATCGTTCCATCGCCCGAAGACCGTTACTACCGCAATAAGCTGGAGTTCACCTTTTCGGACAAGCGCTGGCTGTACGACGGCGAGAGCCGCGAAGACGAACAACTGAACATGAACGCCCTGGGCTTCCACATCCCCGGCCGTTTTGATAAGATATTGGATGTGAACCACTGCTACCTGCAGGCCGATCCGTCAAACCAACTGCGTAACAGCATTAACAACTTTGCCAAACAACACGGCATCAGCTATTATAACCTGAAAAACCATACCGGCTCGCTGCGTAACCTCATCATCCGTACCTCTACAACCGGCGAGTTAATGGTAATCGTGGTTTTCGCCTTTGCCAGCCAGGAAGAGGTTGACCTGCTGATGAATTTTGTAGATAAGGATTTTCCGCAGATCACCTCTTTACTATACATACTTAACGAAAAGAAGAACGATACCATCTTCGACCAGGAAGTACTGGTTTGGCGCGGCCCCGAATATATTCATGAGGAGATGAACGGCATCCGCTTCCGCATCGGGCCAAAATCGTTTTACCAAACCAATTCGGTGCAGGCCCTGCGCCTTTACGAGATCACCCGCGATTTTGCCGGTTTTAAAGGCGATGAACTGGTGTACGACCTTTACACCGGCGCCGGCACAATTGCCAACTTCGTGGCCGGCAGTGTGCGCGAAGTGGTGGGCGTAGAATATGTACCATCAGCTATTGAGGACGCGAAGATCAACTCGGCCATTAACAACATCACCAGCACCAAATTTTACGCGGGCGATATGAAGGATGTACTAAACGCCGATTTTGTAGCCGAACACGGTAAACCCGATGTCATCATCACCGATCCGCCACGCGCCGGTATGCACCCCGATGTGGTGGCACGCCTTATGGAGATAGAAGCGCCAAAAATTGTATACGTAAGTTGCAATGCCGCCACCCAGGCCCGCGACTTGCTGGTGCTGAAGGAGAAGTATACCGTAACTAGAATACAACCGGTAGACATGTTCCCCCATACACAGCATGTGGAGAATGTGGTGCTGATGGAATTGAAAGGATAA
- a CDS encoding SDR family oxidoreductase — translation MDLKLTNKVAIVLAASKGLGRAIATALSAEGAKVIIGSRDGAELSKTAAEISTQTGNEVIAMSVDVSQAGELQGFIEKAAAKFGRVDILLNNAGGPPFDKFENLGDEQWQKAFELNLLSFARTSRQVLPYMQKAGSGRIINIISGSVKSVLANSVLSTSMRMGVVGMAKMLADEFGPYNITVNNVAPGLILTDRIKHTFPKNADPELVMKEKTKAIPLGRIGKPEELAALVAFLASEQAAYISGTTIQVDGGASRGIF, via the coding sequence ATGGATTTAAAACTCACCAATAAGGTAGCCATTGTTTTAGCTGCCAGCAAAGGCCTGGGACGGGCCATAGCCACGGCCTTATCTGCCGAAGGCGCAAAGGTTATCATTGGCTCGCGCGATGGGGCCGAACTCAGCAAAACCGCTGCCGAAATAAGTACACAGACCGGGAACGAAGTAATTGCTATGTCTGTTGATGTATCGCAGGCGGGTGAATTGCAGGGTTTTATAGAGAAAGCCGCCGCTAAATTCGGCCGTGTTGATATCCTGCTGAATAATGCCGGCGGCCCGCCATTTGATAAATTTGAAAACCTGGGCGACGAGCAATGGCAAAAAGCCTTCGAACTGAACCTGCTCAGCTTCGCGCGTACCAGCAGGCAGGTGCTGCCATATATGCAAAAAGCGGGCAGCGGGCGCATTATCAATATCATTAGCGGATCGGTAAAGTCGGTATTGGCGAATTCGGTACTGAGTACCAGTATGCGTATGGGCGTAGTAGGCATGGCCAAAATGCTGGCCGATGAATTTGGCCCATACAACATCACTGTAAACAACGTTGCCCCGGGGCTTATTCTAACCGATCGCATTAAACATACGTTCCCCAAAAATGCCGACCCGGAACTGGTAATGAAAGAAAAGACTAAAGCCATCCCGCTGGGCCGCATTGGCAAACCCGAAGAACTGGCCGCGCTGGTGGCTTTCCTGGCATCGGAGCAGGCCGCTTACATTAGCGGTACTACCATCCAGGTTGATGGGGGCGCAAGCAGGGGAATATTTTAA
- a CDS encoding ferritin-like domain-containing protein, protein MKTSNYWIGHFKANALQQRVNWEQKPSLTEQELTTILPSLQAWQLGETSEGRHLLAAATKYAHQVGDMAYIDAVKLFIKEEQKHGNNLGFYLDAIGQPRVKKDWGDTLFRRVRYFNTNMEIWTLAVIVVESTAQIFYQALKDATNCLLLKQICTDILVDEAYHITFQTERLAIIYSRKGAFSRAWRKTAYKYFFFSVACIVWVAHRQLFKAGGNTFGGYLKKMQYKYAKTLDTITGTALAQWA, encoded by the coding sequence ATGAAAACAAGCAATTACTGGATAGGACACTTCAAGGCAAATGCCCTGCAACAAAGAGTAAACTGGGAACAAAAACCAAGTTTAACCGAACAGGAGCTGACCACCATATTACCATCGCTGCAAGCCTGGCAACTGGGCGAAACATCTGAGGGGCGGCACCTGCTTGCCGCGGCCACCAAATACGCGCACCAGGTTGGCGACATGGCTTATATAGATGCCGTGAAACTGTTTATTAAGGAAGAGCAAAAACACGGCAACAACCTGGGCTTTTATCTCGACGCCATTGGCCAGCCGCGGGTTAAAAAGGATTGGGGCGATACGCTTTTCCGGCGCGTGCGGTATTTCAACACCAATATGGAAATATGGACACTGGCCGTAATTGTGGTAGAAAGTACCGCGCAGATATTTTACCAGGCCCTTAAGGATGCCACCAACTGCCTGCTGCTAAAACAGATCTGCACCGATATTTTGGTGGATGAAGCCTATCATATCACCTTCCAAACCGAGCGGCTGGCCATTATTTACAGCCGAAAAGGCGCATTTTCGCGGGCCTGGCGCAAAACGGCTTATAAGTACTTCTTCTTTTCGGTGGCCTGCATTGTATGGGTGGCGCACCGGCAATTGTTTAAGGCAGGCGGTAATACTTTTGGCGGCTATCTGAAAAAAATGCAGTATAAATACGCCAAAACGCTGGATACTATTACCGGTACGGCGCTGGCGCAATGGGCTTAA
- the recO gene encoding DNA repair protein RecO, translating to MLHKTRGIVFKVTDYGENSVITQVYTEKFGLQSYIVNGAKKPKAKIHRNMLQPLHLLDMVAYHKNTGAVQRIAELKNAPLLQSIPYDVIKSSIVMFLNEVLYRSVKQQAADEHLFNFIFHAIELLDQQTSGIANFHLIFLIRLSRYLGFYPDRNKPDGADYFDMKDGVFTKYKPETWNYLSPPHTGSFYRLLRVGFEDMDSINLKNDERRYLLNKILEYYALHVEGFGNIHSHEVLEEVLG from the coding sequence ATGCTGCATAAAACCCGTGGCATTGTTTTTAAAGTAACCGATTACGGCGAGAACAGTGTGATCACACAGGTGTACACCGAAAAATTCGGGCTGCAATCATACATCGTTAACGGCGCAAAAAAGCCAAAGGCCAAGATCCATCGCAACATGCTGCAGCCACTGCACCTGCTGGATATGGTGGCTTATCATAAAAACACCGGCGCTGTGCAGCGCATTGCCGAATTAAAGAATGCGCCCCTGCTGCAAAGCATTCCGTACGATGTAATTAAAAGCAGCATTGTGATGTTTTTGAACGAAGTACTGTACCGCTCGGTTAAACAGCAAGCTGCCGATGAGCATTTGTTTAACTTTATCTTCCACGCCATCGAACTGCTTGATCAGCAAACAAGCGGCATCGCTAATTTTCATTTGATCTTTTTAATACGATTGAGCCGCTACCTGGGCTTTTATCCCGACCGGAACAAACCCGACGGCGCCGATTACTTTGATATGAAAGACGGTGTTTTCACTAAATACAAGCCCGAGACCTGGAATTATCTCTCGCCCCCGCACACCGGCAGTTTTTACCGGTTATTAAGGGTTGGCTTTGAAGATATGGATAGCATCAACCTAAAAAACGATGAACGCCGCTACCTGCTGAATAAAATACTGGAATACTACGCCCTGCATGTGGAGGGTTTCGGTAATATCCACTCGCACGAGGTGCTGGAGGAGGTGTTGGGGTAA
- a CDS encoding sensor histidine kinase, which yields MHNWRAHRQWKYLRIEILFFVIFYYLFPILTDVEYSYNEQHNIARFSENLNFDLIFGTTNLIAGLVYYHIVRHALRVKKNLQFILYTALFLAGMHYYMRGVYITVGHINWFPEKIRHDALRWAKADVIHFSVIYMFREFLCIGALAYFIYSAKQDDQMRRLKEEQLLTELNYLKAQLHPHFFFNTLNNIYALALKQSADTAPLVAKLADMMRYILYEAENKAVPLSKEIQFITDYIDAEKIRQHEGNSINFDVQGIKPGAQIAPLLLLPFVENAFKHGLHQETGDGFVNVIIFQTENELVLQVNNSKPVAAKAGQKGIGLQNALKRLNLLYPGKHVLNIKDEADTYQLNLSLQML from the coding sequence ATGCACAATTGGCGCGCGCACAGGCAATGGAAATATTTAAGGATAGAGATCCTGTTCTTCGTCATCTTTTATTACCTGTTCCCCATCCTTACCGATGTAGAGTATAGCTATAACGAGCAGCACAACATCGCGCGCTTTAGCGAAAACTTGAATTTCGACCTGATCTTCGGCACTACTAACCTGATTGCCGGTTTGGTTTACTACCATATCGTGCGCCATGCGCTCAGGGTTAAAAAAAACTTGCAGTTTATTTTGTATACGGCGCTGTTCCTTGCCGGTATGCATTATTATATGCGGGGCGTTTACATCACTGTTGGTCATATAAATTGGTTCCCCGAAAAGATCCGGCATGATGCCCTGCGCTGGGCTAAGGCCGATGTGATCCACTTCAGCGTCATCTATATGTTCCGCGAGTTTTTGTGCATCGGGGCGCTGGCTTATTTTATCTATTCGGCCAAACAGGATGATCAGATGCGCCGGCTGAAGGAAGAACAATTGCTTACCGAACTCAACTATCTGAAGGCCCAATTGCACCCGCACTTCTTCTTCAATACACTTAATAACATCTACGCGCTGGCCCTGAAGCAGTCTGCAGATACTGCCCCACTGGTAGCCAAACTGGCCGATATGATGCGCTATATTTTGTACGAAGCCGAAAACAAAGCTGTACCACTAAGCAAGGAGATCCAATTTATAACCGATTATATCGATGCCGAAAAGATCCGCCAGCACGAGGGGAACAGCATTAACTTTGATGTGCAAGGTATCAAACCTGGTGCACAGATCGCGCCCCTCCTGCTATTACCCTTTGTTGAGAATGCCTTTAAGCATGGCTTACATCAAGAAACGGGAGATGGCTTCGTGAATGTCATTATTTTTCAAACGGAAAATGAGCTGGTGCTACAGGTTAATAACAGCAAGCCGGTCGCGGCAAAAGCGGGGCAAAAAGGTATCGGCCTGCAAAATGCCCTTAAACGCTTAAATTTGTTGTACCCAGGTAAACACGTGCTGAATATTAAGGATGAAGCCGATACTTACCAGTTAAACCTTAGTCTGCAAATGTTATGA
- a CDS encoding LytR/AlgR family response regulator transcription factor — protein sequence MIRCIIVDDEPLALEILASHIAQFPQLQLIRRCRNALEAFDAIHTQQTDLVFLDIQMPSITGLDFVRSLKQPPMIVFTTAYAEHALTGFELDAVDYLLKPITFERFSKAIDKLLKIKQPDAEATKTYTYFKVAGNLVKINHDDLLLAQSVKDYVHLKTKQGNHLTHMTMKNLEALLPVDTFMRVHRSYLVNRQAITLLGRQHLEVGDERVPIGENYRVGL from the coding sequence ATGATCAGGTGTATTATAGTTGATGATGAACCACTGGCGTTGGAGATCCTTGCAAGCCATATCGCGCAATTTCCGCAGTTGCAACTGATCCGCCGTTGCCGCAACGCGCTGGAAGCCTTCGATGCCATCCATACCCAACAAACAGACCTGGTATTTCTGGATATCCAGATGCCATCCATCACCGGGTTAGATTTTGTGCGGTCGTTAAAGCAGCCACCCATGATAGTTTTCACCACCGCATATGCCGAACATGCCCTAACCGGTTTTGAATTGGACGCGGTAGACTACCTGCTGAAACCTATCACCTTCGAGCGCTTTAGTAAAGCCATTGATAAGCTGCTAAAAATAAAGCAGCCCGATGCGGAGGCCACTAAAACCTACACCTATTTTAAGGTAGCCGGTAATCTGGTGAAGATCAATCACGATGACCTGTTGCTGGCCCAATCGGTAAAGGACTACGTCCACCTGAAAACCAAACAGGGCAACCACCTTACCCACATGACCATGAAAAACCTGGAGGCTTTATTACCTGTCGATACTTTTATGCGCGTACACCGCTCGTATTTGGTAAACCGGCAGGCCATCACCCTGCTTGGCCGCCAGCACTTGGAAGTTGGCGATGAGCGGGTGCCGATCGGGGAGAATTACAGGGTGGGATTGTAA
- a CDS encoding sodium:solute symporter → MSYIDWIVLVVTLLSIVLYGVWKSGSNKNIDQFLVGNRSLPWYHIGLSVMATQASAITFLSAPGQAYTDGMRFVQFYFGLPLAMIVLCITFVPIFHKLKVYTAYQYLEQRFDLKTRALTSLLFLIQRGLSTGITIYAPSIILSTILNINVVHTTLFIGGLVIFYTVYGGTKAVSYTQLMQMSIIFLGMFFAGVMVVKLLPNGSGFTNALHIAGKMGRMNVIDWHFDWNNRYTVWSGLIGGFFLQLSYFGTDQSQVGRYLAGSTVAQSRLGLIMNGLIKIPMQFLILLIGVLVFAFYQFNRPPMFFNSYEVNQIKQSRYAQSYNGLEQQYGFFSYMKQQKAAVLANAVEKSDKNEIDRATAELKSADEQTTIIRNKGIALMKQNNPTANTDDANYVFLSFVKQNLPVGLIGLLIAIVFLASMGSTASALNSLASTTVVDIYKRVINPNASDAAYLLASRLATVFWGLVCIGMALFAGKMGNLLEAVNLLGSYLYGTILGVFVVAFYFKKIGGTPVFIAALITEAIVCYLGFTDRVAFLWLNPIGCFLVIIIAAILNYFITPLQVQQKRA, encoded by the coding sequence ATGAGCTATATCGATTGGATAGTTCTTGTTGTTACCCTGCTCTCCATTGTGCTTTACGGCGTATGGAAAAGCGGCAGCAATAAAAATATCGATCAGTTTCTGGTCGGCAACCGCTCGTTGCCCTGGTATCATATCGGGCTGTCGGTTATGGCTACGCAGGCCAGCGCTATCACCTTTCTTTCGGCACCGGGACAAGCTTATACCGACGGGATGCGTTTTGTGCAGTTCTATTTCGGGTTGCCGCTGGCCATGATCGTGCTGTGTATCACCTTTGTGCCCATCTTCCACAAGCTCAAAGTTTATACCGCCTATCAATACCTGGAGCAACGCTTCGACCTGAAGACGCGCGCGCTAACCTCGTTGTTGTTCTTAATTCAGCGGGGATTATCTACAGGAATTACCATTTACGCGCCATCCATTATCCTGTCAACCATTTTAAATATCAACGTGGTGCATACTACCCTGTTTATTGGCGGGCTGGTGATATTTTATACAGTTTATGGCGGTACCAAAGCGGTATCATATACGCAACTGATGCAAATGAGCATCATTTTTTTAGGGATGTTTTTTGCCGGCGTGATGGTGGTAAAACTGCTGCCCAATGGCTCGGGCTTTACCAATGCCCTGCACATTGCCGGTAAAATGGGCCGCATGAATGTGATAGACTGGCACTTTGACTGGAATAACCGCTACACGGTTTGGAGCGGCCTGATAGGCGGGTTCTTTTTACAGCTCAGCTATTTCGGCACCGACCAAAGCCAGGTAGGGCGTTATTTAGCAGGCAGTACCGTAGCGCAAAGTCGCCTGGGTTTAATAATGAACGGCCTTATAAAAATCCCTATGCAGTTCCTTATCCTGCTGATAGGGGTATTGGTATTTGCTTTTTACCAGTTTAACCGGCCGCCCATGTTTTTTAACAGCTACGAGGTTAATCAAATTAAGCAAAGCCGGTACGCCCAAAGCTACAACGGACTGGAACAGCAATACGGCTTTTTTAGTTACATGAAGCAACAAAAGGCGGCAGTATTGGCTAATGCAGTAGAAAAAAGCGACAAGAACGAAATTGACCGCGCCACAGCCGAACTAAAAAGCGCTGACGAACAAACCACCATTATCCGTAACAAGGGTATTGCTTTAATGAAGCAAAATAATCCCACCGCCAATACCGATGATGCCAATTACGTATTCCTGAGCTTTGTAAAGCAAAACCTGCCGGTGGGACTTATCGGCTTGCTGATCGCCATTGTGTTCCTGGCTTCCATGGGGTCGACGGCAAGCGCGCTCAATTCGCTGGCATCAACAACGGTGGTGGATATTTATAAACGGGTCATCAATCCTAACGCCTCAGACGCGGCTTACTTGCTGGCATCGCGACTGGCAACGGTATTTTGGGGCCTGGTTTGCATCGGCATGGCTTTATTTGCCGGTAAAATGGGGAATTTGCTGGAGGCTGTGAACCTGCTGGGCAGTTACCTGTATGGCACTATTTTGGGGGTATTTGTAGTGGCCTTTTACTTTAAAAAGATAGGCGGGACACCGGTGTTCATTGCCGCGCTGATCACCGAGGCCATTGTTTGCTACCTGGGCTTTACCGATCGCGTCGCGTTTTTATGGCTGAACCCTATCGGCTGCTTTTTGGTGATCATCATTGCGGCGATATTGAATTATTTTATTACGCCGTTACAGGTGCAGCAAAAGCGGGCGTAG
- the creD gene encoding cell envelope integrity protein CreD, which yields MIGPIEKQSKWYEGSAIMIKSGVIAVMILALLIPSAWIQDLVTEREGYQQGMVKQVSNEWAGDQTIQGPVLAIPYKLSIEETDANKKTTTHDEINMLYVLPQNLKIKADVKGKSMSRGVYDAIVYNSKIDLQGDFPVPDLKALGIDEATVLYDKARLVFGVTDMNGLKNTPVIKIAGQDYTTEPAATGHNPFANGLQARFALQKGQGFAFSYQLDLRGSNNLQFLHTGKTTDVEVNSDWAHPNFDNRTPDNSNITDKGFTANWRMSYFKRPFPQQWAGDDSVLAAGKSRAQATFGVRLQLPIDQYRKVMRTTKYSTLVILLTFVSLFLTELIRKKRIHLFNYALIGAAMIVYYTLLLSFSEQLGFNWSYLISSAATIALIAWFTGSLLKNGSAAALFAGILTVFYGFIYVLVQLEELSLMVGSLALFIVVAALMYFSRRINFEQH from the coding sequence ATGATAGGACCAATTGAAAAACAATCGAAATGGTACGAGGGATCGGCCATCATGATCAAATCGGGTGTGATCGCGGTAATGATACTCGCCCTGCTTATCCCATCGGCCTGGATCCAGGATCTGGTTACCGAACGCGAGGGTTATCAGCAGGGAATGGTTAAACAGGTAAGTAACGAATGGGCCGGCGACCAAACCATACAAGGCCCGGTATTGGCGATACCCTACAAGTTATCTATCGAAGAAACAGATGCTAACAAAAAAACCACTACGCACGATGAGATCAACATGCTGTATGTATTGCCGCAAAACCTGAAGATAAAGGCCGATGTAAAAGGCAAATCGATGTCGAGAGGGGTGTACGATGCCATTGTTTATAATTCGAAGATAGATTTGCAGGGTGATTTCCCGGTGCCCGATCTGAAGGCCCTGGGTATTGACGAAGCTACAGTACTTTACGATAAGGCACGGCTGGTATTCGGCGTAACTGACATGAACGGCCTGAAGAATACCCCCGTAATTAAAATAGCGGGGCAGGATTATACTACCGAGCCCGCAGCGACAGGTCATAATCCCTTCGCCAACGGTTTGCAAGCGCGTTTTGCCTTGCAGAAAGGCCAGGGTTTCGCTTTTAGTTATCAGCTCGATCTGAGGGGCAGCAACAACCTGCAATTTTTACATACCGGTAAAACCACCGATGTGGAAGTAAACAGCGATTGGGCGCACCCCAATTTTGATAACCGTACGCCCGATAACAGCAACATTACCGATAAAGGCTTTACGGCCAACTGGCGGATGAGTTATTTTAAGCGTCCGTTCCCGCAGCAATGGGCCGGCGATGATTCGGTACTGGCGGCCGGAAAGTCGCGCGCGCAGGCAACGTTTGGTGTAAGGCTGCAATTGCCTATCGATCAATACCGCAAGGTGATGCGCACCACCAAATACTCAACGCTGGTGATCCTCCTCACTTTTGTTTCTCTTTTCCTTACCGAACTGATCCGCAAAAAGCGCATCCACTTGTTCAACTACGCGCTCATCGGGGCGGCCATGATCGTATACTACACGCTGCTGCTCTCCTTTTCCGAGCAATTGGGCTTCAACTGGTCGTACCTGATATCGTCGGCGGCTACCATCGCGCTCATCGCCTGGTTTACGGGCTCGCTGTTAAAGAATGGCAGCGCTGCGGCCCTGTTTGCCGGGATACTCACCGTTTTCTACGGCTTTATCTACGTACTGGTGCAGTTGGAAGAGCTATCGCTAATGGTAGGCAGTTTGGCCTTATTTATTGTAGTAGCCGCGCTGATGTATTTCTCGAGGCGGATAAATTTTGAACAGCATTAA